One genomic region from Magallana gigas chromosome 3, xbMagGiga1.1, whole genome shotgun sequence encodes:
- the LOC105336027 gene encoding large ribosomal subunit protein mL52, with amino-acid sequence MKYIRNIVPLSVCLFSGTACFLCEILTMSNGCKIKLLLGLCSRRSVSTTPCAFKYNDRFTKYKREIGRGFGAKWRMANGKSHDNTSYGPLIDLPDFSYLDGRPAPLTQRQMGRLEERKQTAKKVYTLLGEIEYAKERHRKLSEEKQHEKPFPLKPKS; translated from the exons ATGAAATATATCCGGAACATCGTTCCCCTTTCAGTTTGCCTTTTTTCAGGCACAGCATGTTTCCTGTGTGAAATTTTGACAATGTCGAATGGATGCaagataaaacttttattag GGCTTTGTTCAAGACGGAGCGTTTCTACAACACCATGTGCATTTAAATATAATGACAGATTTACCAAGTATAAAAGAGAAATAGGAAGGGGTTTTGGAGCCAAATGGAGAATGGC aaatggtAAATCACATGATAATACAAGCTATGGTCCTCTTATAGATCTTCCAGATTTCTCTTACCTAG atggGAGACCTGCACCATTAACGCAACGACAAATGGGGCGACTTGAAGAGAGGAAACAAACTGCT aaaaaagtATACACACTGCTAGGAGAAATTGAATATGCCAAGGAGCGTCACAGAAAACTCAGTGAAGAAAAGCAGCACGAAAAACCTTTCCCCTTAAAGCCAAAGTCATGa